CCGACCAGGGGAAAAAATCGAACCAGATCACTAGGCCATACCAAAAAATTGGACGTTTTCCCCAATACGCCTCCCACGCAGAATGTTGTTGATCGCCAGATACGCTGATCATGCGTTTAAGATTTTCTTCAAAGAAAAAGTGCTGCCTGAATTCGGGCCCAAGTAACAGGTAGTAGCCGGCGAGTAACAAGCCACTCACCACGACTCCGACCCAAAATTTTGGTTCCCGGAACACTTGCCGGTCACGGCGCATCCATAAGAATATCCCCATCACCAGAACCGGCAAGGCCAGGGCATGTAACGTTTTGACCATCGAACCCAACGCCAACGCCACAAAGGCGACTAGATACCACCACTGTGATGATTCCTGAAAATATGCTCGAGCCCAGGCATACATCCCCAACGTCATACAAAAAGTTAACACAGGATCGATAATGGCCAAGGGACCAAACCACAAGCCGGCATAACAGGTCGCGCATACTAGGGCGCCCCAAAATCCTGCCATTTCTGAAAACAATAAGCGGCCCAAGAAATAGGTCGTGATCATCGTTCCCAAACTGGATACAATCGATGGCAACCGTAACGCGGATTCACTCCATCCCAAGCTATGAATAAATCCAGCTTGTAGCCAAAAGAAAAGAGGCGGTTTATTAAAATACGGCTCTCCCCGCAACCAAAGATGCACATAATCCTCAGCCGCCATCATGGTGTGGGTGATAATGGCGTACAAACCCTCGGTTTCCCCGAACAGAGAAATAGAGGCATTGGAGCTAAATGCCAAAAAACCAATGACTAGAAGAAGCGAAATATGGATAGCGGGGCGTTCAAGGAACGCCATCCAGGAGGTATTCATTAGAAAAGAGAGGATATTTCACTGCCCATGATGATCATTACCGACAAAAAACGTTGGCACACCCTACAACAAAAACCCTGGATTTGTTAACTCAAGCGACTTTTGGACCAACTCATTTCTACGAATCCCGGAAATGGGTAGTAACCCGGACTTGGTGAATGGGCAACAATACTTTAATGCTTGCGCTAATTGAAGATATGCCATGCATTAGCAGGAAGGAAAAAATACAACAGAAGAATCGGGATTTCCTGGTGTGTGATTGGCTTCGATATTACGTATACACATGATGCCCTACGAATGGGGAGTGGGGAAACTACCATCATCAAGGAAACTGGGGAAATCTGAATGGTGCGCCCGGAGGGACTTGAACCCCCAACCCTCGGCTCCGAAGGCCGATGCTCTATCCAATTGAGCTACGGACGCATGAGGAATTGACTTTATACATCCCACCAAGGTTCCCGTCAACCAATCTCTCATTTAGCCAGGCTATCCTGGGTGTTCCCTCGTCTTCATATCCCTATTAAAGCATGTGCTCACCTGGGCCCACCCCTCTGGGGAATAGTCACGAAAACTCCTTTTGGGTTGAAATGGGCTTGAGCAAGATACTTTTTCCTATTTCTGAACGTCAGGAATCAAATGATACGTACCGAACAGTTGGCCTCTGATACCATCATGTTTCATGTGCAAGGGCAGTTTAATAAACAAGTTGCCAAAGAATTGAGTTTGATGGTCTTTCATTCTTATCACTTAGGGTGTAAGACCTTCCTTTGCAATCTTAGCCTGGCCAAGGCGCTTGATAAGGATGCGTATTCGCAATTGACTGTGATAGCAGAAGGGTTACGGGATAAAGGAAGGAATTGGCGAGTAATTTCCCCTCCTTCTTCCAGCGGAAACCAGCTTATCCTCCGAACGAGTCTTCAGTTTCTTGTTCCTGCAAACTTAAATTAATTACTCTTCTCTAAGAAAGATCCTATCGACCATCCTTCTGCGATAAAAAATCCTTGCGTGGCTCGACTCTTTCCCAAATCCTTTTAGAATTCACCTCATCACCCAAGAATTAAGCGATCTCGCATTTGGTAATCCCTGTAGACCGACGCCCCAAAATCGCTCATATTTTTGGAAATAGAGCTCCGTCCAAAAATTGGGAGTATGAGGGGAGGATGAAGTTGCCCCAAAGAAGACCGAGGCACCATTCCGATTAATCCCGGAGGAAATTTCTCTGCGACTATTTTCCAGCTAAACTCCCCCTGGGTAAGCTTTGGGTATCCTGCGCAGTTATGATGAAAGGATTAATACGATTCAGGGGTAGGAAGATCGATTTCGGATTGGGTGGCTTCAGGCACAAGTCTTTCTAATCGGCGATGATAGTCACGAAGACGTTGTTGTTGAGGTGGAGTGAATTTAATAGTTTCCTGATTGTGCAATTCCACCAACTGTTCAACGCATTGCAACAGGGGAGGCACGGCATCAAATACTTTTCCCGCCTCAAAAGCTTCTAAGGATTCGACAAATAATGGAGGGAGAGTTTTGTATGTGACTCCCACTCGGTCGCGAAATCGATAGACCGTAGTTTCATACGCATCGACTGCCTCCGGTGTTGGACGAATTCCACCAGATAATGCCAGCATGGACTTGGCCGGGACTTTTGCTGCAAAGGCCGCCAGACCGGCAATCAGTTCTCCTAATGTGTCAACCACCTGCCCGGGTTCCAGTTTTGCCTCTTTATTCATATCTTGAAATCTACTCCAATCGCTTGCCTGCTTGTCAAGACAATCATTCGTCTTCCTTACCCTTCAAGGCATTCAGTACGGTCATCATATCTTCCGGCAACTCCGCTGAAAATGTCACCATTTTGTGAGAAACAGGATGGACGAAACCAAGAACTTTGGCATGCAACATCACACGGGGAATGCCAATTCCCCCAACATCCATAACTTTTTTCCCTCCATAGGTTTGGTCACCCAAGATCGGACATCCGATAGCCTTGAGGTGAACTCGTAACTGATGCGTGCGTCCTGTGCCAGGGAATAATTCCACATGTGCCGCCGCTGCCCCAAATCGTTCTTTCACCCGGTAACTGGTCAGCGACTCCCTGGGATTGGTTGTGCGTGCGGAAAATGTTTTCCGGTCTTTGGTATCTCTTCCAATCGACAACTCAATCCGGCCTTCCCGTGTTTTTGGCCCTTCCCACACAAACGCCTCATAGACCCGAATAATGGAGTGGGCTTTGAATTGTCCCGCTAATATCCGGTGAGCCTGATCATTTTTCGCCACGACTAAGATCCCGGTCGTTTCCTTGTCAAGTCGATGCACCAACCCCGGACGTTCCTTTCCTCCAATAGTGGAAAGATGCCCTTCCCCGCTTTGCATGTGATGCAGGAGCGCATTAACCAAGGTCCCGGTCCAATGACCCGGAGCCGGATGAACCACAAGGCCGGCCGGTTTGTTGAGAACCAATAGGGATTCATCTTCATAGAGGATGATAAGGGGAATTGGTTCAGGATTGATCGCCACGGGCTCTGGACGCGGTACGACCAGCACAACGCAATCACCAGGCCTGACCTTGTGGCTGGGTTTCACAACCTGACCACCCACGGTAATATGGCCGTCTTCAATTAATCGTTGGAGGGCTGTTCGAGAAAAATAGGGTTCGCGATTGGCAAGAAAATGATCAAGGCGTTTGGGTGATTCGCCTGCGGTGACGATGAACTCCGTCCGCGTAGCGACATGCGGCATAGCAGATAAAAAAACGGGTCGATCGATTACTTTATATAAGACGAGAACCGGCCTGTTGGCGGTGCCGACCGGCAATTTTCTGCCGGAGGCGGGCCTTTTCCAAGCTGACGCGAGCTTCCTCAACTTCTGAGGGTAACCCGCCACGCTCCAGACGTTCTTCCGCTTTTCGAACGGCATCCTCGGCCCGTTCTACATTAATGTCTTCAGCCTTTTCGGCAATTTCGGCCAGAATCGTCACCTTGGTCGGCGTCACTTCAGCAAACCCCCAGAGCACAGCCATGTATTCAGTCTGTTCACCAATACGGTATTGAAGTTCGCCAATTCGCAAGGTAGTCAGAAAATGACAATGGCCAGGCAGGACACCGAAATCTCCCTCACTCCCAGGAGCAGACACGTAGTCGACTTCCTTACTGATCAAACGGTGATCGGGGGTGACCACCTCTAAAAGAATTTTCCCTGATGACGTCGCCACACCAGCACCTGCCATTAGCGTTTGTATCCGAGTTTTTCAGCTTTTTCGATGGCTTCTTCGATTGGCCCAACCATATAAAAGGCTTGCTCTGGAAGATCATCGTATTTACCATCCACGATTTCTTTGAAGCTTCGAACAGTATCAACGAGTTTCACATATTTCCCTGGGGAACCGGTAAAGGCTTCTGCCACGTGGAAGGGCTGAGAGAGAAACCGTTGAAGTTTCCTCGCCCTGGCCACCGTTTGCTTGTCGTCTTCGGATAATTCGTCCATGCCTAAGATGGCGATGATATCTTGAAGATCTTTATACCGTTGCAAAGTGCCTTGTACCCGTTGCACTACCTGGTAATGCTCGTCACCCAAAATATGGGGATCTAAAATTCTTGATGTGGAATCCAATGGATCGACCGCAGGATAGATGCCCAACTCGGCCAATTGGCGTGACAACACCGTGGTGGCATCCAAATGGGCAAACGCCGTTGCCGGGGCTGGGTCAGTCAAGTCATCAGCCGGCACATAAATCGCTTGAACCGAAGTGATGGATCCCTTCTTGGTCGATGTGATCCGTTCTTGTAAAGTCCCCATCTCCGTCCCCAACGTCGGTTGATACCCCACGGCTGATGGCATTCGACCGAGCAAGGCAGATACCTCGGATCCGGCTTGAGTAAATCGGAAGATGTTGTCGACAAAAAGCAGAACGTCCTGATGCTCCTCATCGCGGAAATATTCGGCGATAGTCAGTCCGGTGAGGCCTACCCTGAGGCGAGCTCCTGGTGGCTCATTCATTTGCCCATAAACCAAGGCGGCTTTTGATTTTGAAAAATCATGAGGATCAATGACCTTGGACTCCTGCATTTCATGCCAAAGATCATTACCTTCACGAGTCCGTTCACCGACTCCGGCAAAAACTGAAAACCCGCCATGGTGAAGGGCGATATTATTGATAAGTTCCATGATGATGACGGTTTTACCTACGCCGGCACCACCGAACAACCCGACCTTTCCCCCTTTGGCATAGGGCTCCAACAGGTCGATGACTTTAATTCCAGTTTCCAATATTTCGGTTTTGGTTTCCTGGTCCTCTAACGCAGGGGCTGGACGGTGAATGGACCACCGTTTTTCCGTTTTGACCGCACCGAAGCCATCAACAGGATCCCCCAAAACATTGACGACCCGTCCGAGGGTTTCCCGTCCAACGGGAACAGAAATCGCCGCACCGGTATCTTTCACCTCTAAACCACGGACCAATCCATCGGTCGAAGACATTGCCACGGCTCTTACCCGGTTTTCCCCAAGGTGCTGGGCCACTTCCAATGTAACCTGGATGTCCGACTGTCCGCTCTGATCTCCCGAGCGATGAGTGATCGTTATGGCATTAAAAATATGAGGAAGTTTCCCTGGAGGAAACTCCACGTCCACCACCGGTCCAATGACTTGAATGACTCTTCCATTTCCGACATCCGTACCCACCATAGTCTCCTTGGTTGAAAAAGATTGGTGAACGGTACACGGTACCCCGTGCCCGGCCATGATCAACCTTCGATTTATTTCAGGGCCTCTGCGCCTCCCACGATATCCATCAATTCTTTGGTAATCGCGGCCTGACGTGTTTTGTTATAAAATAAGGTGACCTTTTTGATTAATTCTCCGGCATTCCGTGTGGCCCCATCCATGGCCGTCATTCGTGCAGCCTGTTCCGCGGCAGCCGACTCTAATAAGACTCGATACGTCTGTATTTCAAAATGCTTAGGCAATAAGGTGGCTAACAATTCATTTTCATCGGGTTCATAGAGATAACTCCCAGCCGTCGCCGGCATCTCCCTTTCACCAGGTTCTTGGACCGATTCAATGGGTAGCAGCTTTTCAACGATCACCTGCTGCTGCATGACCGATTTAAATTCGTTATAGACCACATACAGTTGATCAAAGGTGCCTTCATAATATTGGGACACAATGTTTTGCCCGATATCCAGGGCATGCTCAAAACTGAGCCGATCAAAGACTCCTCCCCATTGTTGACGAATTTTCCAAGGGCGTCGTCTGAAAAAATCAATAGACTTCCTTCCGGCCAAACTGACCGAGACTTGTTTTCCCTGGCTGGTCTGCTCCTCCAAAAATTCAACGGCCTGCC
Above is a window of Candidatus Nitrospira neomarina DNA encoding:
- a CDS encoding RluA family pseudouridine synthase is translated as MPVGTANRPVLVLYKVIDRPVFLSAMPHVATRTEFIVTAGESPKRLDHFLANREPYFSRTALQRLIEDGHITVGGQVVKPSHKVRPGDCVVLVVPRPEPVAINPEPIPLIILYEDESLLVLNKPAGLVVHPAPGHWTGTLVNALLHHMQSGEGHLSTIGGKERPGLVHRLDKETTGILVVAKNDQAHRILAGQFKAHSIIRVYEAFVWEGPKTREGRIELSIGRDTKDRKTFSARTTNPRESLTSYRVKERFGAAAAHVELFPGTGRTHQLRVHLKAIGCPILGDQTYGGKKVMDVGGIGIPRVMLHAKVLGFVHPVSHKMVTFSAELPEDMMTVLNALKGKEDE
- a CDS encoding F0F1 ATP synthase subunit epsilon — translated: MATSSGKILLEVVTPDHRLISKEVDYVSAPGSEGDFGVLPGHCHFLTTLRIGELQYRIGEQTEYMAVLWGFAEVTPTKVTILAEIAEKAEDINVERAEDAVRKAEERLERGGLPSEVEEARVSLEKARLRQKIAGRHRQQAGSRLI
- the atpD gene encoding F0F1 ATP synthase subunit beta, whose protein sequence is MVGTDVGNGRVIQVIGPVVDVEFPPGKLPHIFNAITITHRSGDQSGQSDIQVTLEVAQHLGENRVRAVAMSSTDGLVRGLEVKDTGAAISVPVGRETLGRVVNVLGDPVDGFGAVKTEKRWSIHRPAPALEDQETKTEILETGIKVIDLLEPYAKGGKVGLFGGAGVGKTVIIMELINNIALHHGGFSVFAGVGERTREGNDLWHEMQESKVIDPHDFSKSKAALVYGQMNEPPGARLRVGLTGLTIAEYFRDEEHQDVLLFVDNIFRFTQAGSEVSALLGRMPSAVGYQPTLGTEMGTLQERITSTKKGSITSVQAIYVPADDLTDPAPATAFAHLDATTVLSRQLAELGIYPAVDPLDSTSRILDPHILGDEHYQVVQRVQGTLQRYKDLQDIIAILGMDELSEDDKQTVARARKLQRFLSQPFHVAEAFTGSPGKYVKLVDTVRSFKEIVDGKYDDLPEQAFYMVGPIEEAIEKAEKLGYKR
- the atpG gene encoding ATP synthase F1 subunit gamma, producing the protein MPSLQSLRRKIASVKNTQKITKAMKMVSAAKLKRAQDRILAARPYSHQLREVMGNLSDRVNRASHPLLQRRDGNTTELLVVTSDRGLCGAFNTNILRQAVEFLEEQTSQGKQVSVSLAGRKSIDFFRRRPWKIRQQWGGVFDRLSFEHALDIGQNIVSQYYEGTFDQLYVVYNEFKSVMQQQVIVEKLLPIESVQEPGEREMPATAGSYLYEPDENELLATLLPKHFEIQTYRVLLESAAAEQAARMTAMDGATRNAGELIKKVTLFYNKTRQAAITKELMDIVGGAEALK